A genomic region of Haliotis asinina isolate JCU_RB_2024 chromosome 1, JCU_Hal_asi_v2, whole genome shotgun sequence contains the following coding sequences:
- the LOC137288891 gene encoding uncharacterized protein isoform X1, translating to MLMESASSMFDVQNIYGTPQIPRKRPCLRPRRMTLIDLRNVPLTEEDAPQRKSSAGTIRSEGGASQYYAKGGGILPVYDSSSSLESRCSSSSSSMKIRHHSSGVFDGSTRFPKLEECAHFHYESVELGPLEVQLCEEDRENYHHNEEENGEYSYLLRVKSNDKTWNVRRTYGNFRMLDRQLHKCIFDRKFSHLPELQKEVDSSKNNKELERVLRRYLKHFSEIAGSMINCGSVLNWLEIDNRGNRLLAVDDSGINTPAIAAAHVVKRYNAQAVDEISLDVGDIVSVIDMPPADDTIWWRGKRGFEVGFFPSECVEVIGDKVPPSMASRIPPPPASKKPLMKKHGKLMSFLRTFFSTRPARNQLKQSGIVKERVFGCDLGEHLLNSGNDGELIPLVLKSCTEVIEKHGIVDGIYRLSGITSNIQKLRLAFDEDRVPDLTADCYLQDIHSISSLLKMYFRELPNPLLTYQLYDKFADAVRDEDNKLLKIHDVVQQLPPPHYRTTEYLMRHLARVAGFGPDTGMHSKNLAIVWAPNLLRSKELEMGGGAAALQGVGIQAVVTECLICYCDIIFSDKMPSYSSPELQKSHKKPRPKSLAISTPTRLLTLEEARERAFLGGLNPNQRYIDVGGGPDSLPSKYHTVIDLPGYRKKANTVKETSSKGNKKSPVSGWKSFFSKPRAGSIKKARKSSIQGSHKELDTVSLGGVGSRQAKALTEEDVHNWKKRLRTAKSAESLLSLASSSRSSSSRCSKVNDNLMVVNVYGEEKHPHTSHHKRSLSSDATAILHHHSYDNPFTNSGREVPIDVDLSVTPHEQGIDPHQTGRRSRSEKRGEPERKQSFIRGDSTRKALHRRTPSAPNTPRNDRSSSESRKVASRHKTSSQPSLESPHLELGRDMDSSGSCDEDEQTDRWLGSLLGNSPQIQRNVVCQNGDGKPPRSSEEISPQKRCAKMPPIGRKKQKANVEKNISLGSSEEDILTVQLPESPGARRKGQNESEKSGDKNKNEPIITQYFYSRHHDYAEILSDEDSQQNGSPKVRETMIMGSPSSMSELIDQLDNKLTSTGMQYGIYETIPSPPEKTIQKADGEKVLEEKHAPPMEVKTEHLPNRPVEFREIGPHEYKEIKTPESNKSLNSEIKTLESNLQQMHHSQPQPQMSKCLSVPSDIAKSLENVNVGSQSDLLSSVTISELSQSVDSFNLSLCDDSPMGEARRRRSASLDSLTDSPLSRTLKEINMQIDNAFKRNVDRALEMEEEGYGRHESPVDDLPPLHISEDVLTPTNPQETDFPSEIPDYARIDKSKTRHKAEKQESSGLPKMRFSPVDQIEIVSGNVKTAPPSAQQPHQDRTVRDSVMNGQTGAVSFSERNNNSKQTSIAKPTDLKIVAAPRVMKAPSKSSGESSSGSGSHVADICAQEDSSSSSTTSSDSESSTETESEDNSECSIEYVCHNNSQPTNFATGFPQSFSESHISDSAMVKSSLRNSNASLPGYSSSGGRDSDMVDQESLTWRDSPIFSDSGSQDTPTGTLRSQTPRGNITSPQSMGRSSPRIPYTASSSSVESSPRLSPRTSPNVVQNLDHRSVQDSRFGGDRLVLPGDFYCTGGQPGGPAYSPTSRHRDPQYPSVSYRGNVSPSNFHMSPSLPEVHVVHDTLTVEKSTIKRSTTESKLADKTSQQVSEAYSSKTFPRKDPEKRFHQRLPYRHDHDRSSEMMDVDHVCNMSDSVQSDRTSPCSVSYSIDSGNLQQHSQFGDDGTVSPDTSVTFTLSPQSSSYHSEVMEVETSLVLSSESNSQNYVHSSYKKSQSRGTEIVKVESFDEVRSKVVKNVLHSGTEMTGKEPVSHQSQIPVKRERKSVPVPKKRQQKHAPPTECDDMPSLCGGSFMEPPIVKIRSPSPRQMPDLAPPSQEVMEVKRPTVKRSERQETPPLSFGQDNISRTVIVKEITSEKGDAKLVIERRPNLKKNIQTVRAKKVPHPPRQLAEAVDDLSDSVTPDLSSTGPSDADPSGISSQEDDVFSDVDSHRQRLPLHPRFTPDPDVLMIEEGNMVEYSHSLHVKTSKPVMATRHVEDMIGSRSSLDESVLQLAAERHDTFGPEDLDSEESGTYHTGSLRVKRSQKMQSLMDLFEKGSDQNLADSSSPNEDCQPSPQLSMSLPSSALRSLDGDMDTDDEASAPSPRLVHTSLSRRSRSRERMRRSGMGSDKENRITSRSPTPTRPKVLLDRAVEERHPPSSPAEVGREYRARRKEKYSNFSKPPRYRSGSHGRTQSESSTSESEGSHYMEGSFHSRSSDYNASSGSDTVLRDKNRAHDWSDPRSQSIRHKSDENPHEKSGSGLQRRGSIKELMDYFERQKNQEEQAQGQVQHKDERSPPVKPRSTRGRVRSVSPCQGAVSRPTMDASTPPSYRFSLELPSSAAVTINEGGGVKNQPLRLGPKPFYGVKK from the exons GGCGGAGGCATATTACCAGTGTATGATAGCTCCTCCAGCCTGGAGTCCAgatgtagtagcagcagcagcagtatgaAGATACGACACCACTCAAG TGGAGTGTTCGACGGTTCTACACGCTTTCCAAAGCTGGAGGAATGTGCTCACTTCCACTATGAGTCGGTTGAACTTGGACctctggag GTCCAGCTGTGTGAGGAAGATCGGGAAAACTACCACCACAATGAAGAAGAGAATGGGGAATATTCATACCTCCTCCGTGTCAAGTCCAACGACAAGACATGGAACGTACGGCGGACGTACGGCAACTTTCGTATGTTGGACAGGCAGCTCCACAAGTGTATCTTCGATCGCAAGTTCAGCCATTTGCCTGAGCTTCAGAAAGAGGTGGACAGCAGCAAGAATAACAAG GAATTGGAGAGGGTATTGAGGAGGTACCTGAAGCACTTCTCGGAGATTGCTGGAAGTATGATCAACTGTGGATCGGTGCTTAACTGGTTAGAG ATTGACAATAGAGGTAATCGGCTGCTGGCTGTTGACGACTCCGGTATCAATACCCCCGCCATTGCTGCTGCACACGTCGTCAAGCGCTACAATGCTCAAGCTGTAGATGAAATATCTCTCGAT GTGGGAGACATTGTGTCTGTGATTGACATGCCTCCAGCAGATGATACCATTTGGTGGCGAGGGAAGAGAGGGTTTGAG GTTGGTTTCTTCCCAAGTGAGTGTGTGGAGGTGATCGGGGACAAGGTACCGCCATCCATGGCATCACGTATACCTCCACCTCCAGCTTCCAAGAAGCCCT TGATGAAAAAGCATGGCAAGTTGATGTCCTTCTTACGGACGTTCTTCTCCACCCGTCCAGCTCGCAACCAGCTCAAGCAATCCGGTATTGTCAAGGAGAGAGTCTTCGGCTGCGATCTCGGGGAACACCTCCTCAACTCAGGCAATGATGGGGAGTTGA TCCCGCTGGTGTTGAAGAGCTGTACTGAGGTGATAGAGAAGCATGGCATTGTAGATGGCATCTACCGCCTCTCCGGCATCACCTCCAACATCCAGAAGCTCCG GTTGGCATTTGACGAGGACCGTGTACCGGATCTGACTGCCGACTGCTACCTGCAGGACATCCACAGTATCAGCTCACTCCTCAAGATGTACTTCCGTGAACTCCCCAACCCCCTCCTCACGTACCAGCTGTATGACAAGTTTGCT GATGCTGTACGGGACGAGGACAACAAGCTCCTCAAGATTCACGATGTGGTGCAGCAGCTTCCCCCTCCTCACTATAG AACCACAGAATATCTGATGCGGCATCTGGCAAGGGTGGCAGGCTTCGGCCCTGACACTGGCATGCATTCCAAGAACCTGGCCATTGTCTGGGCACCCAACCTTCTCAG gtcCAAGGAACTTGAGATGGGTGGCGGGGCAGCAGCCCTTCAGGGAGTAGGGATACAGGCTGTGGTGACAGAGTGTCTCATCTGCTACTGTGATATCATCTTCAGTGATAAAATGCCTTCATATTCATCACCAGAGCTACAGA AATCTCACAAGAAACCGCGGCCCAAGTCCCTAGCGATCTCCACCCCTACTCGTCTGCTCACCCTGGAGGAGGCAAGAGAGAGAGCCTTCCTCGGAGGTCTCAACCCGAACCAGCGCTACATTGATGTTGGGGGTGGCCCTGACAGTCTACCTTCCAAGTACCATACGGTCATCGACCTTCCTGGATACAG GAAGAAGGCCAACACGGTGAAGGAGACGTCGTCTAAGGGCAACAAGAAGTCGCCAGTGAGCGGGTGGAAATCCTTCTTCTCCAAGCCCCGGGCTGGCAGCATCAAGAAGGCCCGCAAGTCAAGCATACAGGGCAGCCACAAGGAGCTGG ACACTGTGAGTCTTGGTGGTGTGGGGTCGCGCCAGGCCAAGGCCCTGACAGAGGAGGATGTCCACAACTGGAAGAAGAGACTCCGGACGGCCAAGAGTGCCGAGTCTCTCCTTTCTCTGGCAAGCTCCAGTCGGAGTTCCAGCAGCAGGTGCTCCAAGGTCAACGACAACCTCATGGTCGTCAATGTCTATGGAG AAGAGAAGCACCCACACACAAGTCACCACAAGAGATCCCTGTCATCCGACGCCACGGCAATCCTCCATCACCATTCTTATGACAACCCTTTCACCAACAGTGGTCGTGAGGTCCCGATTGACGTGGATCTGTCAGTGACTCCTCATG AGCAAGGCATTGATCCTCACCAAACTGGTAGAAGGTCAAGGTCTGAGAAGCGGGGAGAACCTGAGAGGAAACAGTCTTTTATTCGAGGGGATTCTACTAGGAAGGCCTTACATCGTAGGACGCCGTCTGCTCCCAACACACCCCGCAATGATAGGAGCTCTAGTGAATCTCGTAAAGTCGCATCTCGACATAAAACCTCATCTCAGCCTTCACTAGAGAGCCCTCACCTTGAACTGGGCCGGGATATGGATTCATCTGGCAGTTGTGATGAAGACGAGCAGACGGATCGATGGTTGGGCAGTCTGCTTGGCAACTCTCCTCAAATTCAAAGAAATGTGGTGTGCCAGAATGGTGACGGAAAACCACCAAGATCTAGTGAGGAAATCAGCCCACAGAAACGCTGTGCTAAAATGCCACCGATTGggaggaagaaacagaaagcaaaTGTTGAGAAAAATATCAGCCTTGGTTCAAGTGAGGAGGACATCCTGACTGTGCAGCTACCTGAAAGTCCTGGTGCTAGGAGAAAAGGACAAAATGAATCCGAGAAAAGTGgtgacaaaaataaaaatgaaccAATCATTACGCAGTATTTCTACTCACGGCATCACGATTACGCTGAGATTCTTTCAGATGAGGACTCGCAGCAAAATGGAAGTCCTAAAGTTCGAGAGACCATGATCATGGGGTCTCCTTCTAGTATGAGTGAGTTGATTGACCAACTGGACAATAAGTTGACCTCCACTGGTATGCAGTATGGTATCTATGAAACAATTCCTTCCCCTCCTGAGAAGACCAtccagaaagctgatggtgAGAAGGTTTTGGAGGAGAAACACGCTCCTCCAATGGAAGTGAAGACTGAACACCTTCCCAACCGCCCAGTTGAATTTCGAGAAATTGGTCCTCATGAATACAAGGAAATAAAAACACCCGAGTCCAATAAAAGTTTGAACTCTGAAATCAAAACATTGGAGAGCAATTTACAGCAAATGCATCACAGTCAGCCCCAGCCTCAAATGTCAAAGTGTTTAAGTGTGCCATCAGACATAGCTAAATCATTAGAGAATGTGAATGTAGGCAGTCAGTCCGACCTCCTGTCATCTGTGACAATCAGTGAACTGTCTCAGTCAGTGGACAGCTTCAACCTGAGCCTTTGTGATGACAGCCCAATGGGAGAGGCTCGGCGCCGACGGAGTGCTTCTCTAGACAGCCTCACAGACTCCCCGTTAAGCCGAACCTTGAAGGAGATTAACAtgcaaattgacaatgctttcaAGAGGAATGTTGACCGTGCACTGGAGATGGAGGAAGAAGGCTATGGTCGACACGAAAGCCCTGTTGACGATCTTCCCCCTCTCCATATATCAGAGGACGTGCTCACACCTACAAATCCACAAGAGACAGACTTCCCCAGTGAGATCCCTGACTATGCTCGAATAGACAAATCCAAAACAAGGCATAAAGCAGAAAAACAGGAGAGTAGTGGTCTCCCTAAAATGAGGTTTTCGCCTGTTGATCAAATTGAGATTgtttctgggaatgtgaaaaCAGCTCCACCATCAGCTCAACAGCCACATCAAGACCGGACTGTACGTGACAGTGTAATGAATGGGCAGACGGGGGCAGTGAGTTTCAGtgaaagaaacaacaacagcaaacaaaccTCCATTGCTAAGCCTACTGATTTGAAAATCGTAGCTGCCCCAAGGGTTATGAAGGCTCCATCTAAGTCTTCCGGTGAGTCTAGTTCTGGGTCAGGTTCTCATGTTGCAGATATATGTGCTCAGGAAgattcctcctcctcctcaaccACGTCTTCTGATTCAGAGTCATCAACAGAGACAGAGTCAGAAGACAACAGTGAGTGCAGCATTGAGTATGTGTGTCACAACAACTCTCAACCCACAAACTTTGCAACAGGCTTTCCACAGAGTTTCTCTGAAAGCCACATATCAGATTCTGCCATGGTGAAAAGTTCTTTAAGAAACAGCAATGCCAGCCTGCCTGGCTACAGCTCCTCTGGCGGCAGAGACTCTGACATGGTGGACCAGGAGTCTCTCACATGGAGGGACAGTCCGATATTCTCAGATAGTGGCAGTCAGGACACACCCACTGGAACATTAAGATCTCAAACACCAAGAGGTAACATCACCAGCCCCCAAAGCATGGGAAGATCCAGTCCTAGAATCCCGTATACAGCAAGCAGCAGTTCAGTAGAGAGCAGTCCTCGGCTCAGTCCTCGGACATCTCCCAATGTTGTACAGAACTTGGACCACAGGTCGGTTCAAGATAGTCGGTTTGGGGGAGATAGACTCGTACTGCCAGGAGATTTCTACTGCACAGGAGGTCAACCTGGAGGTCCTGCTTACTCCCCGACCTCCCGACACCGAGACCCCCAGTATCCTAGTGTCAGCTATCGTGGAAACGTCTCTCCCAGCAACTTTCACATGTCTCCATCACTCCCTGAAGTCCATGTTGTCCATGACACTCTCACTGTGGAGAAATCAACAATCAAGCGATCAACCACCGAATCCAAACTTGCTGACAAGACGTCACAACAGGTTTCAGAGGCATACTCTTCTAAAACATTTCCCAGGAAGGATCCTGAGAAAAGATTCCATCAAAGATTGCCATATAGACATGATCATGACAGGAGTAGTGAAATGATGGATGTGGATCACGTGTGCAATATGTCCGACAGTGTGCAGTCGGACCGGACGTCACCATGTTCTGTTTCTTACAGTATTGACTCTGGTAATCTACAGCAGCACTCCCAGTTTGGCGATGACGGCACAGTGTCCCCTGACACCTCAGTGACCTTCACCCTCAGCCCCCAGTCTTCTTCATACCACTCTGAGGTGATGGAGGTGGAGACGTCACTGGTGCTTTCATCTGAATCAAACAGTCAAAATTATGTTCACAGTAGTTACAAAAAGTCCCAAAGTAGAGGAACTGAGATTGTAAAAGTTGAAAGTTTTGATGAGGTGCGGTCAAAAGTAGTTAAAAATGTGTTGCATTCTGGGACAGAAATGACTGGAAAAGAGCCTGTGTCTCATCAGAGTCAGATTCCTGTAAAACGAGAAAGGAAGTCAGTGCCTGTTCCAAAGAAGCGCCAGCAAAAACATGCTCCTCCCACCGAGTGTGATGATATGCCCTCTCTGTGTGGTGGCTCCTTCATGGAACCACCTATTGTGAAAATTCGCTCTCCCTCCCCACGACAAATGCCTGACCTTGCTCCTCCAAGCCAAGAGGTCATGGAGGTCAAAAGGCCCACTGTGAAAAGAAGTGAAAGACAGGAAACTCCCCCTCTCTCCTTTGGCCAAGACAATATTTCTAGGACAGTTATCGTGAAAGAAATTACATCCGAAAAGGGAGATGCTAAGTTAGTGATAGAAAGACGTCCAAACCTTAAAAAGAATATACAGACTGTTCGTGCCAAAAAAGTTCCACATCCTCCTCGACAGCTTGCAGAGGCTGTGGATGATTTGTCAGACTCTGTAACCCCTGACCTCTCCAGCACAGGTCCTTCTGATGCTGACCCTTCAGGAATCTCAAGTCAGGAGGATGATGTTTTCTCAGACGTTGATTCACATCGCCAGCGACTCCCACTTCATCCTCGTTTCACCCCCGACCCTGATGTTTTGATGATAGAAGAAGGCAACATGGTTGAGTACTCTCATTCCCTCCATGTGAAGACATCCAAGCCTGTGATGGCAACCCGACATGTCGAGGACATGATCGGAAGCAGGTCGTCCCTAGATGAATCAGTGCTCCAACTTGCAGCTGAACGCCATGACACTTTCGGACCTGAAGATCTTGATTCTGAAGAATCTGGAACCTACCACACAGGATCATTGCGAGTGAAACGAAGTCAGAAGATGCAGTCTTTGATGGATCTGTTTGAGAAGGGGTCAGACCAGAACCTGGCCGACAGTTCCAGTCCAAATGAAGACTGTCAGCCTTCTCCCCAGCTGTCTATGTCTCTGCCCTCCAGCGCTTTGAGAAGCTTGGATGGAGATATGGACACTGATGACGAGGCCTCAGCACCCTCGCCTCGTCTTGTACACACCAGTCTCAGTCGGAGGTCACGATCTCGCGAGAGGATGAGACGCAGTGGTATGGGCTCAGACAAAGAAAACAGGATCACGTCAAGGAGCCCGACACCCACCCGTCCGAAGGTTTTGCTTGACCGGGCTGTGGAAGAGCGTCACCCTCCATCTTCCCCGGCTGAGGTTGGACGTGAGTACAGAGCAAGGCGAAAAGAGAAATACAGTAACTTCAGTAAGCCACCCCGCTACAGGAGCGGGTCACATGGCCGTACACAGAGTGAATCATCAACATCAGAGTCAGAAGGGTCACACTACATGGAAGGT